In Candidatus Obscuribacterales bacterium, a single window of DNA contains:
- a CDS encoding nitronate monooxygenase, which produces MNNPMVIQGGMGVAVSNYRLARSVSQQGQLGVVSGTFLDGILTRRLQDGDLTGDTRQALTHFPLPDMAQRIIDSYYIPGGRLANQPYKAVAMHTLNSPRSLIELTVVANFVEVFLAKYGHKGVVGINYLTKIELPILPSLYGAMLAGVDYVLMGAGIPKAIPGILDKCSRNERATMSINVEGAQSDEVFETVFDPKEFGFHNIRSMKRPFFIAIVSSSTLAWALSKRSHVNGFVVEHHTAGGHNAPPRGELKVDLTGEPLYGAKDECNLAEMRKIGLPFWLAGSYGSPEQLKSAQKQGAQGIQVGTAFAFCNESGISTDIKQAVINKVISDDTSSYTDILASASGYPFKVVKLEGSLSERKLYEARPRLCDLGYLRTPFKKSDGVVGFRCPAEPIDDYLHKGGNLIDTIGKKCLCNGLTSTVGYAQIQKCGYRELPLVTAGKDLMSIKRCLSGKNSYSAADVLNYLLGPVSTGSNQLNLATG; this is translated from the coding sequence ATGAATAATCCAATGGTGATTCAAGGTGGTATGGGTGTGGCGGTGTCCAACTATCGCCTGGCGCGTTCAGTATCACAGCAAGGACAATTAGGAGTTGTCTCCGGAACATTTCTAGACGGCATCTTGACGCGTCGCTTGCAGGATGGTGATCTAACAGGCGACACAAGACAAGCTCTTACGCATTTTCCTTTACCTGACATGGCGCAAAGAATAATTGACTCTTATTACATTCCGGGTGGAAGACTAGCCAACCAGCCGTACAAAGCTGTAGCAATGCATACCTTAAACAGTCCACGCAGTCTTATTGAACTGACAGTAGTAGCTAATTTCGTGGAGGTATTCTTGGCTAAGTATGGGCACAAAGGTGTTGTGGGAATCAATTACCTGACTAAAATTGAATTACCAATACTTCCATCCTTGTATGGTGCAATGCTCGCCGGTGTCGATTATGTGCTCATGGGAGCAGGAATTCCCAAAGCAATTCCCGGCATTCTCGACAAATGTAGCCGAAACGAGAGAGCAACAATGAGTATCAACGTGGAAGGTGCCCAAAGTGATGAAGTGTTTGAGACAGTTTTTGATCCTAAAGAATTTGGCTTTCATAATATAAGGTCTATGAAAAGACCTTTCTTCATTGCTATTGTCTCTTCATCAACACTTGCCTGGGCTTTGTCCAAGCGGTCGCACGTGAATGGTTTTGTCGTCGAGCACCATACGGCAGGAGGACATAATGCGCCGCCGCGTGGAGAATTGAAAGTGGATTTAACAGGTGAACCGCTCTATGGAGCAAAAGATGAATGCAACCTTGCCGAGATGAGAAAAATAGGACTGCCTTTCTGGTTGGCCGGTTCATATGGTTCACCTGAACAACTAAAGTCAGCACAAAAGCAAGGAGCGCAAGGCATCCAGGTGGGCACCGCGTTTGCTTTTTGCAATGAATCCGGAATAAGCACGGACATCAAACAAGCAGTGATTAATAAGGTCATAAGTGATGACACCAGTTCCTATACGGACATTCTTGCCTCAGCATCAGGCTATCCTTTCAAAGTAGTTAAATTAGAGGGATCACTTTCAGAAAGAAAACTCTACGAGGCAAGACCCCGTCTATGCGATCTAGGATATTTGCGGACGCCCTTTAAGAAGTCAGATGGTGTCGTTGGTTTTCGTTGCCCAGCTGAGCCAATTGACGATTATTTGCATAAAGGCGGCAACTTGATTGATACCATCGGCAAAAAATGTTTGTGTAATGGACTGACATCTACTGTGGGATATGCGCAAATACAGAAATGCGGTTATCGAGAATTACCATTAGTAACCGCCGGCAAGGATCTGATGTCTATAAAACGCTGTCTTTCAGGTAAAAACTCATATTCAGCGGCAGACGTTTTAAATTATCTCTTAGGACCAGTATCGACCGGTAGCAATCAATTGAATTTAGCTACGGGTTAG
- a CDS encoding tyrosine phenol-lyase: MITAYRPRPSAEPYKIKMVEPLKITTPEYRKEAIAQAHYNTFLLRSEDVYIDLLTDSGTSAMSDYQWAGMMVGDEAYAGSKNFYNLEKAVHTYYGYRYTVPTHQGRAAEHLLSKLLIKQGDIIPGNMYFTTTRAHQELAGGSFQDVIVDAAYDPTSLEPFKGNIDLSKLEQLIAQAGANRIPYINVQACVNMAGGQPFSLSNLRQVASLCRKNNIRVVLDATRALENAWFIQQQEDGQSNKSCAEILREIADLTDACTMSGKKDLLVNIGGFLGLRDQGLYEKACELVVLFEGLHTYGGLAGRDMEAMARGLEEAVKDEHLTNRIGQVHYLGKQLVAAGVPVVEPFGGHAIYLDAKRFLPHIPQDEFPAQSLCASLYVDSGIRAMERGIVSAGRDPVTGQNHYPELELVRLTIPRRVYSQGHMDVVADSVIRLYEERESIKGLQMTYEPQTLRFFQARFCPINQDLQPKQICIADFEARAISFDI, translated from the coding sequence ATGATAACCGCTTATCGCCCAAGACCATCGGCAGAACCATACAAGATCAAAATGGTTGAGCCTTTAAAGATAACAACACCGGAATATAGAAAAGAAGCAATCGCTCAAGCCCACTACAATACATTTCTTCTGCGTTCCGAAGATGTATATATCGATTTGCTGACCGATAGCGGTACATCAGCTATGAGCGATTATCAGTGGGCAGGCATGATGGTTGGCGACGAGGCTTACGCGGGCTCGAAAAATTTTTACAATCTGGAAAAAGCAGTTCATACATATTATGGGTACCGCTACACAGTACCGACACACCAGGGAAGAGCCGCTGAACATTTATTGTCCAAGTTGCTTATTAAGCAAGGCGACATTATTCCAGGCAACATGTACTTCACAACAACACGAGCCCACCAAGAACTTGCAGGCGGCTCCTTTCAGGACGTAATTGTTGATGCGGCTTACGACCCTACAAGCCTAGAGCCATTCAAAGGTAATATTGACCTATCTAAATTGGAGCAACTGATAGCTCAGGCAGGCGCCAATAGAATTCCGTATATAAATGTGCAAGCCTGTGTAAATATGGCCGGCGGTCAACCATTTTCCCTTAGCAATTTAAGACAAGTTGCTTCCCTTTGTCGGAAAAATAATATTCGCGTTGTACTGGATGCGACAAGGGCTCTGGAAAATGCTTGGTTCATACAGCAGCAGGAAGACGGACAGTCCAATAAATCATGCGCCGAGATCTTAAGGGAAATCGCAGATCTTACCGATGCTTGCACTATGTCCGGCAAAAAAGATTTGCTGGTCAATATCGGCGGTTTCCTTGGATTACGTGACCAGGGACTCTATGAGAAAGCATGCGAACTAGTCGTTCTTTTCGAGGGATTACATACCTATGGCGGATTGGCAGGACGCGATATGGAGGCAATGGCGCGCGGGCTCGAAGAAGCGGTTAAGGACGAGCATCTGACAAACCGCATAGGACAGGTGCATTACTTGGGCAAACAACTGGTGGCAGCCGGTGTCCCTGTGGTTGAACCATTTGGCGGTCATGCAATATACCTGGATGCTAAGCGTTTCTTGCCGCACATACCACAGGATGAATTTCCTGCCCAGTCGTTATGCGCAAGCCTCTATGTCGACTCCGGCATTAGAGCGATGGAAAGAGGCATAGTATCAGCAGGTCGCGATCCCGTCACCGGTCAAAATCACTATCCTGAATTGGAATTGGTCCGCTTAACCATTCCAAGACGAGTCTACAGTCAAGGGCACATGGATGTGGTGGCAGATTCCGTTATCCGGCTATATGAAGAGCGCGAATCGATAAAGGGATTGCAAATGACCTACGAACCGCAGACCTTGCGATTTTTTCAGGCGCGTTTTTGTCCTATCAATCAAGACTTACAGCCAAAGCAAATATGTATAGCGGATTTCGAAGCAAGAGCAATAAGCTTTGATATTTAA
- a CDS encoding tryptophanase, with product MKTIIEPFRTKMTEPIRFTSRQEREGLLAKCSYNLFHLDAEDVTIDLLTDSGTSAMSSKQWAALMQADESYAGCSSYKRFSRTIKDIFGFEYVFPVHQGRAAERLLFEVLVWPGQVVPSNNHFDTTRGNLENEGAEAVDLPCPESFNLESRYPFKGNIDLVALEKLIGRYSKDIIPLGMITLTNNTIGGQPASLSNIAAYARLLSKHKIPFFIDAARFAENAWLMKSRDPGLKDRTIKSIVAEIFSYADGCLMSAKKDGLSNIGGFIALNNKQLAERIRESLILTEGFTTYGGLSGRDLETIAVGLEEALCEDYLHYREHSAGYLAKGLMNAGVPIVQPHGLHAVYIDAKRFMEHLPLDYYPGQSLVIELYREAGIRSCEIGSVMFGTDSPKIGEQNMLRLELVRLALPRRVYGQSHYDYVIEAVGNIFRRRKSVSGVRIIEKPDVLPHFTARFQPVTIDTIPAATTIVESNL from the coding sequence ATGAAAACCATAATTGAACCCTTTCGGACCAAAATGACCGAACCAATTCGTTTTACCAGCAGGCAAGAGCGTGAAGGCTTACTGGCAAAATGCAGCTACAACTTATTTCACCTTGATGCCGAGGATGTAACAATTGATTTGCTGACGGACAGCGGCACGTCCGCCATGTCTTCAAAACAATGGGCTGCCCTTATGCAAGCCGATGAGTCCTATGCCGGATGCTCCAGCTATAAGCGCTTCAGTCGGACAATTAAGGACATATTTGGATTTGAATATGTATTCCCGGTGCACCAAGGGCGTGCAGCTGAAAGATTGCTTTTCGAAGTTCTTGTCTGGCCGGGACAAGTAGTGCCGAGTAATAACCACTTTGATACCACTCGGGGCAACCTGGAAAATGAGGGAGCAGAGGCAGTTGATTTGCCTTGCCCGGAATCCTTCAACCTGGAAAGCCGGTATCCATTTAAAGGCAATATTGATCTTGTTGCTCTGGAGAAGCTAATTGGCAGATACAGCAAGGATATTATTCCATTGGGAATGATAACCCTCACCAACAACACCATTGGTGGGCAACCGGCATCGCTTTCAAATATAGCGGCATACGCCAGGCTACTATCCAAGCACAAAATCCCGTTCTTCATTGATGCAGCACGGTTTGCCGAAAATGCCTGGTTGATGAAGAGCCGCGATCCTGGACTTAAGGACAGGACCATAAAATCCATCGTCGCAGAAATATTCAGTTATGCCGATGGCTGCTTGATGTCGGCAAAAAAAGACGGACTGTCCAACATTGGCGGGTTCATTGCCCTAAACAATAAACAATTGGCAGAACGAATAAGAGAGTCTTTGATATTAACGGAAGGATTTACAACTTATGGAGGACTGTCAGGACGCGATCTCGAAACAATAGCCGTCGGCTTAGAAGAGGCGTTGTGCGAAGACTATTTACATTATCGTGAACATTCTGCAGGTTATTTAGCCAAGGGTCTTATGAACGCCGGAGTGCCGATTGTACAACCGCACGGATTGCACGCTGTATACATTGACGCAAAACGGTTTATGGAGCATTTGCCATTGGATTATTATCCTGGACAAAGTCTGGTTATTGAACTTTACAGGGAAGCCGGGATTCGCTCTTGCGAAATCGGATCAGTAATGTTCGGCACAGATTCACCAAAGATTGGAGAGCAAAATATGTTGCGTTTGGAACTGGTACGCTTAGCTTTACCCAGGCGTGTATACGGACAGAGCCATTACGACTATGTTATCGAGGCAGTTGGAAACATATTTAGGCGACGAAAGAGTGTGAGCGGCGTGAGAATCATAGAAAAACCTGATGTGCTACCACACTTTACTGCCCGCTTTCAGCCGGTCACTATTGATACCATACCGGCGGCAACTACCATCGTGGAGAGTAATTTATGA